CGTGCCAGGACAGCTGCGCCAGGAATTCCTGCTCGGTCGTGCGGTCGTGGAAAACCAGCACCGCGCCGGCAACCCGCTGGTCGACATAAAGCGGCGCGGCGACCAGGGAGACGGCGATGCGCGACTGGTCCTGGCGCACAAGGCGCTGCGTCAGGCCATTGCCGTCGAAGGCTTCGCCGGCCAGAAGCCGCGCCAGATAGGCGCTATCCTCCTCGCCTGTCTCCTCGCTGGCCAGCCGGAACAGATCGTCGAGCGGCTTGCCCTTGGCATCCGCGCTTTGCAGCCCGAGCAGCCGCTCCGCTGCGCCGTTCATATAGTCGAGCCGGCCATCGGCGTCCGTCGCCACCACGGCCTGTCCGATCGAGGCCAGCGTCACCTGCGCGCGCTTGCGTTCGGCGTTCAACGCTTCCTGGACGGCGCGGCGCTGCCCGATCAGGTTGGAGGTGCGCCGGATGGCGAGCAGGATGAGGCCGAAGGCGACGACGACGTTGAGGGCGAGCAGCAGGGCGGTGATGTCGCGCGAGCCGCGCCCGAGCGACTGCGAGAAAGCCTGAGCCAACGGCGCGATCTGGTCGTTGATGCGGCCGATCGAACGGCGCCAGACGTCAAGCTTCGCCGGTGAGGCGCTGCCGGTGGTGAAGCCAACATTCATGGCCTCGCCCAGCGCCGCCAGTTCGAGGATCTTGGGATCGGCATCCGTCCAGCGCTGCACCGCATTGGCCAGATAAGGCACGCTGCGGAAATTGCGGAACAGCCAGATCAGGCCGTCGACATCGTCGGGATTGTTGCCGCCAAGCTGCAGCGCCCGCGCGGCGCCGTCATAGTCGAGAACCGGCTGCTCCATCAGCCGTCGCGCTTCGCGGTCGGCGAGCGGGATGGCGATGGCGTGGCGGAAACGTTCGAAATAATGCGGTTCGGCAGTGTTGGCGTAGAGCGTCAGGTAATAGATCGCGTCTTTCTGACCCTTCGTCCAGGCACTCTCGCCGGCCACATAGGCGCGTACCGCCGAGAGCGTGTAAAGACTGACGCCGGCGATGATGGTCTGGATCAGTACAACGACAATAAAAGGCCAGAGCAGCCCGAGAAGCTGAAATTTCGATCGTATGTTGCCTGGCTTCCTCACATGCCCTGCGAAACGAACTCGCTCCCTTTTAGCCAGTTCTTCTCCGCGTCCGCCCACGCGAATATTCGCAAGTGCTACAATAGTAAGCTTTAAGATTCCCTTCATGAGAGGGGGCTGTTTCCAACCATGCCCACGGCCGGTGGACGATCGTTGGAAAGCACCGCAATCCTAGCGGAACCGCAGGTTCCTCCGGCTCAGCTCGGCAACGGTGCCGCATCCCATCAGTTTCATGGCGCGCTCGATCTCGACACGCATCAGGTCCAGCGCCCGCTCGACGCCGGGTTGGCCGGCCGCCGCCAGCGGAAACAGATAATAGCGGCCAAGCCCCACCGCCTTCGCGCCGAGCGACAACGCCTTCAGCACATGGGTGCCGCGCTGCACGCCGCCGTCCATCATCACGTCTATCCTGTCGCCGACGGCGTCGACGATCTCGGCAAGCTGGTCGAAGGCGCTGCGCGAACCGTCGAGCTGGCGGCCGCCATGGTTGGAAAGCACGATGCCGGTGCAGCCTATGTCGACCGCCCGTCGCGCATCCTCGACCGACATGATGCCCTTCAGGCAGAATTGCCCGCCCCAGTGCCGTACCATTTCGGCGACGTCGTCCCACGACATGGACGGGTCCAGCATCTCGGTGAAATAGCGGCTGATCGACATGACGCCGCCGCCCATGTCGACATGGCTGTCGAGCTGCGGCAGACGGAAACGTTCATGGGTGAGATAGTTGATCGCCCAGGCGGGCTTGACCGCGAACTGGGCAATGCCGGCGAGGTTGAGCTTGAAAGGGATGGCGAAGCCGGTGCGCTTGTCGCGCTCGCGATTGCCGCCGGTGATGCTGTCCACCGTCAGCATCATCACCTCGACGCCGGCCTGCTTGGCGCGGGCCATCATCTCGCGATTGAGCCCACGGTCCTTGTGAAAGTAGAACTGATAGACCTGCGGTCCGCTGCTGATCTTGCGTGCTTCCTCGAGACTGACGGTGCCGAGCGAAGACACGCCAAACATCGTGCCGAACCGGCCCGCCGCCGCAGCCACGGCGCGCTCGCCCTGGTGGTGGAACAGGCGTTGCAGCGCCGTCGGCGAACAATAGACCGGCAGCGCCAGTTTCTGCCCCATCACGGTCACCGACAGGTCGACGTCGCCGACGCCGCGCAGCACGTTCGGCACCAGATCGCAATGCTCGAACGCCGCCGTATTGCGCTGGTAGGTAACCTCGTCGTCGGCCGCGCCGTCGATATAGTTGAAGATCGGGCCCGGCAGACGCTGCCTGGCCATGGCGCGGAAGTCGTGGAAGTTATGGCATTGGGCGAGACGCATGGGGCAACCTTGGCTTCGGCTTTCCCAGCTCGATAGCATATCGACGCGCGACGCGCCCATCCGCCCCCGGCAATCCTTGCAATGGCCGCCGCACGAATCGTCCCTGTTGGGCTCAAGCCGCCTGCGGACGCCAGGCGATCATGCCTTCCGTGCGCGCCCGAACCCGCGGCGAGGCCAGGCACGAAGCGACAGCTTCGAAGCCGGCAGCGCCCGAAAAGGCAGCCACCCGCATCGGCGGACTGTGATTGGCCGGACAAAACAGGATCGCCTCGCCGGGACCGACGGCGGCAAGGTCGAGGATCGCATCGGAGCGGGTCATCAGGAACAGCGGGCGCGCCTGCGGGCCACGGCGGCGCAGGCGCGCGATCAGAGCCTCCTGGGTGGCCTGATCCAGACCCTGCTCGACCATGTCGACAACCAGCGCGGCCGGGCGCTCGGCCTCCAGCGCAACCATCAGCGTAAGCAGCGCCGGCGAACGCGACGCGCCATCCGCGCACAGCCGGGCGATGGCTTCCTCCACCCGCGCGTCCAACGCGGCATCCTTCTCCAGCAGCGCTTTCGCGGCGGCTGCTCCATCGTCGCTCGATCGCTCCAGGCCGAGGAAAGCAGCGTCGGGAAGCGCTTTGGCCAGCGCCTCTGCAAAGCGCGTCTTGCCGCTGCCCAGCGGGCCGACGATGAAAGTCAGCGGTCGCGCGTCGCGAAGTTCGAACCGCTCGCCGTCCCAGGGCCAGGGCAAGTCGAAGGCGGCCACGATCTCGCCGGCGGGTCGCAACAACCTCGTCAGTTCACCGGCGCTGGGGACCTTGCCGCCGGCCAGCTCGCCGCGCAGGCCGCGCACCGTCTCGACGGTCCGGCCGAGCCGGTTGAGCTCGTCCTCAAGCACGGCCTGATGGGTTGCCAGCACCGGCTCCAGAGCGGAGGGGTCGCCATTCAGGATGCGCGCCACCTCGACCAGGCTGAGGCCCAGCCCGCGCAAGGCAACGATTTCGCCGGCGCGCGTCATTTCGACCGGTCCGTAGGCGCGCCAGCCGGCGCCGGTGCGCAAGGGCCTGATCAGACCGCGCCTTTCATAAAGGCGCAGCGCCTTGGCGGATACGCCGAGCCGCCGCGCGGCTTCGGCGGGATTGAGGACTTCTCCGGAAATGCTCACGAATCGATCTCCTGATTGCCGACCGCCCTCTTATCGGGGCGGTCCCAGGGGACGGGTCAAGGTGTTTTTAGCGCATTCCGGACCGCCCGCCGTCAGCCGAACACCGGCGGCTCCAGCGCGTCGAGTTCGGCGATCTCGGCCGGTGTCAGCGCGAGATCGGCGGCGGCGGCATTTTCCTCGAGATAACGCAGGCGCTTGGTGCCTGGGATCGGAATGACATGATCGCCCTTGGCGAGCAGCCAGGCCAGCGCCACTTGCGAGGGCTTGGCGCCGTGCCGCGCGCCTATGCGCTCGACCGCCGCGACGAGCGCTCGCTGCCTGGCGAGACCTTCGTCGCTGAATTGCGGCAGCCTGCGGCGCCAGTCGTCCCTGGGCAGGTCCTCGTGCCTGGCGATGCCGCCGGTCAGCACGCCGCGACCCAAGGGGGAAAACGGCAGGAAGGCGATGCTATGCTCGACCGTGTAGGGCAGCACTTCGGCAAGCGCCGAGCGATCGAACAGTGACAGTTCCGATTGCACGGCGGCAACCGGGTGGATCTTTTCCGCCCGGCGGATCTCGTCAAGGCTCGACGCCGAGAGGCCGAGCGCGCCGATCTTGCCGGCGTCGACGGCCTTGGCCAGCGCGCCCCAGCTCTCCTCGACCGGCACTTGCGGGTCGATGCGATGCAGGAAATAGAGGTCGATATGGTCGACGCCAAGCCGCATCAGGCTGTCGTCGACGGCCTTCGCCAGATAGTCGGGGCGACCGTTGTTGCTGAAGCCGTTTTCGTCGAACAGCAAGCCGCCCTTGGTGGACAACACCACTTCGTCACGCCGCCCTTTCAACGCCGTGCCGACGAGCTCCTCATTCGTCCACGGCCCATAGACGTCGGCGGTGTCGATCAGGGTAACGCCAAGATCGATGGCGCGGCGGATCACTTCAGCCGACGCATCGTCGTCGCGCCCATGCGGGTCGTAGCCGAAGGTCATGCCCATGGCGCCGAGGCCAATGCGGCCAACCCGCTTGCCGTTCTTTCCCAATGTGGTGGTCTGCATTTCCGCTCTCCAGTGTCTCGACGATGCCCAAACGGGCGGGTCGAACTGGACTTATGCGGCGATGATCGATAATTCCAATCGATCTCGTGTATTTGCGGAATAGGCTCTATGGATATACGCGGCATCGATCTCAACCTGCTCACAGCGCTGGACGCGCTGCTGGCCGAACCCAGCGTCTCAGGCGCCGCGCGCCGGCAGGGGCTGAGCCAGCCGGCGATGAGCGCGACGCTGGCCCGGCTGCGTGAATTGCTCAACGACCCGATCCTTGTCCGGCGCGGCAACCGCATGGTGGCGACACCGCGCGCCGAGCAGTTGCGGCCGCGCGTACGGGCACTGCTCGACCAGATCGTCCAGACGCTCGAGACCGAGGCGCGGTTCGAGGCCGCGACCTCGACCCGCCGCTTCCGGATATTGGCCAATGAATATGCGGCGGCGGTGCTGATGGTCCCGCTGATGCAGCGCATTCGCGACGTCTCCGCCGGCATGGTGCTGCAGGTGCTGCCGTTCGAGGCCGATTTCGAGGAGCGGCTGGCGAGCCACGACTGCGACCTCGTCATCTCCGAGGCAAGCACGCTTTCGACGGCGCGCCGGCGCGAGGTGCTCTACCAGGATCGCTATGTCTCGCTTTGCCGCGACGGCCACCCACGGCTCGGCGCCTCGGTGACGCTGGATGCCTTTCTCGACGAGGACCATGTCATCGTCTCGCGGGTCGGCCGCATGAACGCCGTCGCCGACAAGGCGCTGGCAGGCATCGGCCGTGCCCGCCGCATCGCCATGTCGGTGCCGCACTTCCTGGTCGCGGCCAATGTTGCAGGCTCGACCGACCTCGTCGCCACGCTGCCGGCCAAGCTGGCGCGCTGCTGCATCGGCGCCTACGGGCTCAGGCGGTTCGAAACGCCGGTGCCGCTGGACGGGTTTGAAATCGGCATGGCCTGGCATGCGCGCAGCGATGCCGACGGCGCCACCAACTGGCTGAAGGGCGAATTGCGCGATCTGTCTGTCCAATTGCAGGCGGGCTGCGCCGCATCTTCCGAGCCCGCCCTCAGCGGGCGGCCATGAAACCGGCCGCGACGATCAGCAGCCCGCCGGCCGAACCTTCGACCACGCGGCGGCTGCGGTCGCTGATGCCGCCACGCCGGCCAAGCCCGGCGATGGTGAGACTGAGCACCGTATAGACCAGGCCGCACAACGCCACGAAGATTGCTGAAAGCAGGACCGCCTGCAGGGCGGCATTGGCGTCATGCGTCATGAATTGCGGCAGGATGGCGAAATAGATCATCATGCCCTTGGGGTTGAGGAAGGCCGTGAGGAAGCCGCGCCGCAGGCTAGCCCCACCAGCGACGGCGGCCAGCGCGACGCCGCCCGGCCGCATCGCCGATTGCAGCAGCTTCACCGCCAGATAGACGAGATAGCCGACGCCAAGCCAGCGCAGCGCCTCGAACAAAAGCGGCGAGGCGGCGATGACCGCAGCCAGGCCGAGTGCGACAAAGGCCGAATGCACGACATAGCCGAGGCACACGCCGGCGGTGCCGCGCAGACCAGCGCCCGCGCCGCCCGACAGCGCCTGCGAGGCGACGAACAGCATGTCGGGACCCGGCGTCAAGATCAGCGGCAATACCGTGGCGGCGAAAAGGATCAGGGTCATCGTTTGCATGACAGACAGGCTAGACAACGATGCCGGCAATCGGATTGCGAAGATGCCATGCTGCTTTTCAGAATTGGCATGATATGCTGATTTCAACGAAATCCTGGCATGGAATGCCGATGAAACTCGACGAGATCGATCGCCGTATCCTGCGTGCCCTGCAGGAAGACGGCCGCTTGCAGAATGTCGAACTGGCCAGAAAGGTCGGCCTGTCGCCGTCGCCTTGCCTGCGCCGGGTCAAGCTTCTGGAGGAAGCCGGCATCATCGACCGCTATGTCGCCGTGCTCGACCCCGTCCGTATCGGCGTCGGCATGTCGTTGTTCGCCAGGGTGTGGCTGACGGCGCAGGACGCGGAAACCATCGACCATTTCATGGCGGCGATGAAGAGGCTGCCGCAGGTGATGGAATGCTACATCATGCTGGGCGAGAGCGACGCGCTGCTGCGGGTGGCGGTGGCCGACCTCACCGAATACCGGCAGTTCCAGGCCACTCACCTGACGCGCGCCAACGGCATCCAGAACGTCAAGACCGACGTGCCGAGCCAGATCGTCAAGCAGACCTACGCACTGCCGATCGGCTGAACGAGGGCCTGGCGCACGCGCCAAGCCCGCAGGTTCGCAAGACGGCTATTTCCCCGCCGCCAGTTCCTTCAATCTGTAAAGCGCTTCCAGCGCCTCGCGCGGCGTCATCTCGTCGGGGCTCAGCTCTAACAGAGCGGTGCCCAGCACATCGGGCTTGGCGGTCTTCGGCGGCTCGCGTTTCACGGCAACGGAAAACAGCGGCAGGTCGTCGACAAGGCGGTCGGCCTTGCCCGACACCTCGCCTTCCTCGAGCTGATGCAGAACTTCCCTGGCCCGCGCCACCACGGCTTCCGGCAGACCGGCGAGGCGCGCGACCTGCACGCCATAGGACCGGTCGGCCGCACCCTTGCCCACCTCATGCAGGAAGACGACGTCGCCCTCCCATTCCTTGACGCGCATGGTGACGTTGTGAAGCCGGTTGAGCTTGCCGGCCAAGGCCGTCATTTCATGGAAGTGGGTGGCGAAGATCGCCCGGCAGCGGTTCTTCTCGTGCAGATATTCCACCGCCGCCCAGGCGATGGAGAGACCGTCGAACGTGGCGGTGCCACGACCGATCTCGTCGAGGATGACGAGCGCGCGTTCGCCAGCCTGGTTGAGGATGGCGGCGGTCTCCACCATCTCGACCATGAAGGTCGAACGGCCGCGCGCCAGATCGTCGGAAGCGCCGACGCGGGAGAACAGCCGGTCGACGACGCCGATATGGGCGCTTGCCGCTGGCACGAAGGAACCGGTCTGGGCCAGGATGGCGATCAGCGCGTTCTGGCGCAGGAAGGTCGACTTACCGCCCATATTGGGGCCGGTGAGCAGCCAGATTGCGCCGTTCTTCGCATCGCCCTCCGGCGACAGGTCGCTGTTATTGGCGACAAACGGCCCCTCGCCGGAACGGCGCAGCGCCTGTTCCACCACCGGGTGGCGGCCGCCGGCGATGGCAAAGGCCAGGCTGGCATCGACGACCGGCCGGCACCAGTTTTCGCTCACCGACAGCGCGGCCAGGGCGGCCGATATGTCGAGCACGGCCAGTGCATCCGCGCCGGCGCGGATCGCCTCGGCCTCGCCGACGGCTTCGGCCAGCAGCCTGTCGAAGGCAGCAAGCTCGATGGCCAGCGCGCGGTCGGCGGCATTGGCGATCTTCGTTTCCAGCCCGGCCAGTTCGGTTGTGGTGAAGCGCATGGCGTTGGCCATGGTCTGGCGGTGGATGAAGCGCGCCTTGGCCTCGTCCGTGCCGGTCATGATGGCCTGGTGGTTGACCGTCACCTCAATGTAATAACCCAGCACATTGTTATGCCGGATCTTCAGCGAGCGGATGCCGGTTTCCTCGATCAGGTCGCGCTCCATGCCGGCGATGACCTTGCGCGTCTCGTCGCGCAGCGCCCGCATCTCGTCCAGCTCGGCATCGTAGCCAGCGCGCAGGAAGCCGCCATCGCGTTTCAACAGCGGCAGCTCGTCGGCCAGCGCACCGGCGAGGTGTTCGGCCAGCGGCTTCGGCAGCGCGCCGATGGCGGCGAGCGCTGCGGCCACCTCCGCCGGCTGCGCGGCCCGGCCAAAGATCCGTGCGATCTCGCCGGCGGCAAGGAAGCCCGCGCGCAGCGCGCCAAGGTCGCGCGGGCCGCCGCGGTTCAGCGCCAGCCGCGACAAGGCGCGCGGCATGTCGGCAACGCCCTTCAACGAAAGCCGCAGCGCCTCGGCCAGACGAACCTCGTCGCGGAAGAAGGAGACCGAATCGAGCCTAGCGGTAATCGCCGCGGGATCGGTCAGCGGCGCCATCAGCCGGTCGGCCAACAGGCGCGCGCCGCCGCCGGTGACGGTGCGGTCGATGGCCTTGAACAGCGAGCCGTCGCGGCTGCCGGACAGCGTGCGCAACAGTTCCAGATTGGCGCGCGTCGCCGGGTCGATAAACAGGGTGGCGCCGTTCTCCTCGCGCTCGGGTCGCGACAGCGGCGGGCGTTCCGCCTTCTGCGTCTTCTCGACATAGGCGATGGCGCCGGAGATGGCGGAGAGTTCGGCGCGGCTGAAGGTGCCGAAGGCATCCGGCGTCGCCACGTTGAAGAAACGGGCGATGCGGGCGGTGGCCGAGGCGGAATCGAACAGGCTGGCCGGCTGCGGATTGGCGACGCGGCCAAGCACATCGAACACCGGCTTCAGCTCGGGATCGTAGAAGACCGGCTCGGCGACGATCAGTTCGCGCGGATCGACGCGGAAGATGTCGGCCAACAGCCGCTCGGCATTGGTCTCGGCGACACGGAAGACGCCGGTGGAAATCTCGATCCAGGCCAGCGCGAAATTCTGGTCAGTGCCGCCCTTCACCCGCCCCAGCGCCATCAGAAAGCTCGATTCCGACGGCGCCAGCAATTTGTCCTCGGTGATGGTGCCGGGCGTGACGAGACGGACGACGTCGCGCTTGACCACCGATTTCGAACCGCGCTTCTTGGCCTCGGCCGGATCCTCTATCTGTTCGCAGACGGCAACGCGGAAACCGAGCGCGATCAGTTTCTGCAGATAATCGTCGGCCGCATGCACCGGCACGCCGCACATCGGGATCTCGGCGCCCTGGTGCTTGCCGCGCTTGGTCAGCACAATGCCCAAAGCCCGCGAAGCCTTCTCGGCATCGTCGAAGAACAGCTCGTAGAAATCGCCCATGCGATAGAACAGCAGCGAATCCGGGTTCGCCGCCTTGATCTCGAGATACTGCTCCATCATCGGGGTGGCGGCAGTGGGCATGGATGCCGAGGCGCCAGCCAGCGGCGCGCTACCTTCCATCGCGATAGGGGTTTCGTCGTTCAAGAAACTGTTTCCAAAAATCCCGAAGGCAATTGCTTGGCGGTTTACACCTCCAAAGTGTAGCCTTAATCCCGAACGCTCCACAAAGAAATTGAGCGCGCGCAAAGCGCCACCCAAGGGGAAGAAACGCAGCATGGCCCGTAAGAACGCACAGGATGGACAAGGCCCTTCGGTGAGCGCGGAGGAGGCGCTGGAATTCCACGCCATGGGCCGGCCGGGCAAGCTGGAGATCGTGCCGACCAAACCGATGGCCACGCAGCGCGACCTTTCGCTGGCCTATTCGCCGGGCGTCGCCGTGCCGGTGAAGGCGATCGCCGAAGACCCGTCGCGCGCCTTCGACTACACCACGCGCGGCAATATGGTTGCCGTCATTTCCAACGGCACCGCCATCCTCGGGCTGGGCAATCTCGGCGCTCTGGCCTCCAAGCCGGTGATGGAAGGCAAGTCGGTGCTGTTCAAGCGTTTTGCCGACGTCGACAGCATCGACCTCGAGGTCGACACCGAAGACGCCGACGAATTCATCAACTGCGTCAAGTTCCTCGGGCCCTCCTTCGGCGGCATCAACCTGGAAGACATCAAGGCGCCGGAATGCTTCATCATCGAGCAGCGGCTGCGCGAATTGATGGACATTCCCGTCTTCCATGACGACCAGCACGGCACCGCCATCATCGCCGCCGCCGGCCTGATCAACGCGCTGGCGATCACCGGCCGCGACATGAAGACGACCAGGCTCGTCTGCAACGGCGCGGGTGCTGCCGGCATCGCCTGCATCGAACTGGTCAAGTCGATGGGTTTCGCGCCGGAAAACGTCACCCTGTGCGACACCAAGGGTGTCGTCTACCAGAGCCGCACCGAGGGTATGAACCAGTGGAAGTCGGCGCATGCGGTGAAGACCGAGGCGCGGACGTTGGCCGAGGCGATGGACGGCGCCGACGTGGTGTTCGGGCTTTCGGCGCGTGGCGCCTTCACCAATGCCATGATCCAGTCGATGGCGAAAAACCCGATCATCTTCGCCATGGCCAATCCCGATCCGGAGATCACGCCGGAGGAGGTGGCCGAGATCCGCACCGACGCCATCATGGCCACCGGCCGGTCCGACTATCCGAACCAGGTCAACAATGTGCTGGGCTTCCCCTATATCTTCCGGGGTGCATTGGACGTCCGCGCGACCACCATCAACGACGCCATGAAGGTGGCGGCCGCCCAGGCGCTGGCCGAGCTTGCCCGCAAGGACGTGCCCGACGACGTGGCCGCCGCCTATCAGGGCAACCGGCCGAAATTCGGCCCGCAATACATCATCCCGGTGCCGTTCGACCCGCGCCTGATTTCGGCCATCCCGATCGCGGTGGCCAAGGCCGCGATGGAAACCGGCGTGGCGCGCAAGCCGATCCTCGACCTCGACCGCTACGCGCAGGAACTGTCGGCGCGGCGCGACCCGATCGCCTCGACGCTGCAGCGCATTTACGACCGCGTGCGGCGCCAGCCCAAGCGCATCGTCTTCGCCGAGGGCGAGGAGGAACAGGTGATGCGCGCGGCGGTCGCCTATGTGAACCAGCGGCTCGGCACCGCCATCCTGCTCGGCCGCGACGACATCATCAAGGAGAATGCCCGCCACGCCGGCATCGACCTCGACAAGCCGGGGCTGGAGATCATCAATGCGCGCCTGTCGCGCAAGAACGCGATCTATGCCGATTTCCTGTACGAGCGCATGCAGCGCAAGGGCTTCCTGTTCCGCGACTGCCAGCGCCTGATCAACAACGACCGCAACCATTTCGCCGCCTGCATGGTGGCGCTGGGCGATGCCGACGGCATCGTCACCGGCGTCACCCGCAACTATTCAACGGCGCTGGACGACGTGCGCCGCGTCATCGACGCCAAGCCCGGCCATCGTGTCATCGGCGTATCGATCGTGCTGGCGCGCGGGCGCACCGTTCTGGTGGCCGACACGGCGGTCCACGACATGCCCAATGCCGACCAGATCGCCGACATCGCCGAGGAAGCGGCCAATTTCGCGCGGCGAATGGGCTATGAACCCCGCGTCGCTATGCTTGCCTACTCCACCTTCGGCCATCCGCAGGGCGAACGCTCCGAGCGGGTGCAGGAGGCGGTGCGCATTCTCGACAAGCGGCGGGTCGATTTCGAGTATGACGGCGAAATGGCCGCCGACGTCGCGCTCAACCCGCGCGTGATGGCGCAATACCCGTTCTGCCGGCTGACCGGGCCGGCCAATGTGCTGATCATGCCGGCGTTCCACTCGGCCTCGATCTCGACCAAGATGCTGCAGGAACTTGGCGGCTCGACCGTGATCGGCCCGCTTCTGGTCGGCCTCAACAAGCCGGTGCAGATCGTGCCGCTGAACGCCAAGGATTCGGACATCGTCAACATGGCGGCCATCGCGGCCTATTCGGCCGGAGCCTGAGGGCTGATCCCTTCCCGCGAAGCGGGCGAGGGTCGCGTCAGAGACATGTCTCGGATGCTGCTCCGATCAGGCACTCGCCAAACCCAAAGCAAAACCCCGGCGGTCACCCGCCGGGGTTTTTGTCTGTTCCAGCGCTAACCCGGTTCAGTGCGTCAGATCGAGCGCGGCGGTGAGGTCGCCCATGACCGGCAGGCTGTTGGCACGCAGCGCGTTGTCGCGCGCGACCAGCCCCTGCAGCACCGGCAGGTCGTAGCGCGTGGTGACGAAACGCAGGATCGAGGTGGTGTCGTACTGGCTGTGATCCACCGTGCCCATCTTGGCGAAGGGCGAGACGATGATGGCCGGGATGCGGTTGCCCGGCCCCCAGCGGTCGGCCTTGGGCGGCGCGACATGATCCCAGAAGCCGCCATTCTCGTCATAGGTCACCACCACCAGCATATGCGCCCATTGCGGGCTCTTCTCCAGATGGGCGATGACGTCGGCCAGGTGCTGGTCGCCGCTCGACACGTCGGCATAACCGCCATGCTCGTTGAGGTTGCCCTGCGGCTTGTAGAAGGTGACGGCCGGCAGCTTGCCGTCGTCGATATCCTTGATGAAGGCGGCGCCCTCGAGGCCACCGTCCTTCAGATGCTCGGCGCGGGCCGGCGTGCCCGGCGCATAGGCGGCGAAATAGTTGAAGGGCTGGTGGTGGAACTGGAAGTTCGGCACCGGCGTGGCGTTCTTGCCGTCGAGCGCGGTCTGCCAGGCCCCGGCATACCAGGCCCAGCTAATCCCCTTCAGCGACAGGAGGTCGCCGATGGTGATGTCATGCTGCGGCGGCAGCGTGGTGGCGGCCTTCGGGTCGGCAAAAGCCGGATCGCCGCCTTCCGCCGGCTTGTTGTTGGACGGCTGGTAGGGCGGTTGCATGGTGTTGACGGCGTAGAAGTCGGGCGAGATGGCGCCGTCCTTGACGAATTTCGGCCCGCCGGCGAGCGCCGATACAGGCGAATTGTCGGCCACCTTCAGCGTGACGCCGTCCGGCTCCACTGAAGCGATCATGTCCTTCACCGGGCTCTTGTCGGCGTCGGGATAAAACGGCGTGCAGGCGCAGACCAGCGCGAAATGGTTGATGAAGGAACCGCCGAACGCACCCTGGAAGAAGTTGTCGGCCAGGACGTATTTCTGCGCCACCTTCCACATCGGCAAAGACGAGCCGTCATAGTGGCCCATGAC
The genomic region above belongs to Mesorhizobium terrae and contains:
- a CDS encoding acid phosphatase; its protein translation is MPRLKPLKSACLASSALALLTAALPAHAAPAGYDKIDNIVVIYAENRSFDNLYGGFPGANGLANASADEVTQLDRDGKPLSELPPSWGGLTAKGVTPAVTEAQSAHLANAVFAIDDAKGFNQGLNVITRDLWHRFYQEQMQINGGKNDKFVAWADSGGLVMGHYDGSSLPMWKVAQKYVLADNFFQGAFGGSFINHFALVCACTPFYPDADKSPVKDMIASVEPDGVTLKVADNSPVSALAGGPKFVKDGAISPDFYAVNTMQPPYQPSNNKPAEGGDPAFADPKAATTLPPQHDITIGDLLSLKGISWAWYAGAWQTALDGKNATPVPNFQFHHQPFNYFAAYAPGTPARAEHLKDGGLEGAAFIKDIDDGKLPAVTFYKPQGNLNEHGGYADVSSGDQHLADVIAHLEKSPQWAHMLVVVTYDENGGFWDHVAPPKADRWGPGNRIPAIIVSPFAKMGTVDHSQYDTTSILRFVTTRYDLPVLQGLVARDNALRANSLPVMGDLTAALDLTH
- a CDS encoding NADP-dependent malic enzyme; protein product: MARKNAQDGQGPSVSAEEALEFHAMGRPGKLEIVPTKPMATQRDLSLAYSPGVAVPVKAIAEDPSRAFDYTTRGNMVAVISNGTAILGLGNLGALASKPVMEGKSVLFKRFADVDSIDLEVDTEDADEFINCVKFLGPSFGGINLEDIKAPECFIIEQRLRELMDIPVFHDDQHGTAIIAAAGLINALAITGRDMKTTRLVCNGAGAAGIACIELVKSMGFAPENVTLCDTKGVVYQSRTEGMNQWKSAHAVKTEARTLAEAMDGADVVFGLSARGAFTNAMIQSMAKNPIIFAMANPDPEITPEEVAEIRTDAIMATGRSDYPNQVNNVLGFPYIFRGALDVRATTINDAMKVAAAQALAELARKDVPDDVAAAYQGNRPKFGPQYIIPVPFDPRLISAIPIAVAKAAMETGVARKPILDLDRYAQELSARRDPIASTLQRIYDRVRRQPKRIVFAEGEEEQVMRAAVAYVNQRLGTAILLGRDDIIKENARHAGIDLDKPGLEIINARLSRKNAIYADFLYERMQRKGFLFRDCQRLINNDRNHFAACMVALGDADGIVTGVTRNYSTALDDVRRVIDAKPGHRVIGVSIVLARGRTVLVADTAVHDMPNADQIADIAEEAANFARRMGYEPRVAMLAYSTFGHPQGERSERVQEAVRILDKRRVDFEYDGEMAADVALNPRVMAQYPFCRLTGPANVLIMPAFHSASISTKMLQELGGSTVIGPLLVGLNKPVQIVPLNAKDSDIVNMAAIAAYSAGA
- the mutS gene encoding DNA mismatch repair protein MutS produces the protein MEGSAPLAGASASMPTAATPMMEQYLEIKAANPDSLLFYRMGDFYELFFDDAEKASRALGIVLTKRGKHQGAEIPMCGVPVHAADDYLQKLIALGFRVAVCEQIEDPAEAKKRGSKSVVKRDVVRLVTPGTITEDKLLAPSESSFLMALGRVKGGTDQNFALAWIEISTGVFRVAETNAERLLADIFRVDPRELIVAEPVFYDPELKPVFDVLGRVANPQPASLFDSASATARIARFFNVATPDAFGTFSRAELSAISGAIAYVEKTQKAERPPLSRPEREENGATLFIDPATRANLELLRTLSGSRDGSLFKAIDRTVTGGGARLLADRLMAPLTDPAAITARLDSVSFFRDEVRLAEALRLSLKGVADMPRALSRLALNRGGPRDLGALRAGFLAAGEIARIFGRAAQPAEVAAALAAIGALPKPLAEHLAGALADELPLLKRDGGFLRAGYDAELDEMRALRDETRKVIAGMERDLIEETGIRSLKIRHNNVLGYYIEVTVNHQAIMTGTDEAKARFIHRQTMANAMRFTTTELAGLETKIANAADRALAIELAAFDRLLAEAVGEAEAIRAGADALAVLDISAALAALSVSENWCRPVVDASLAFAIAGGRHPVVEQALRRSGEGPFVANNSDLSPEGDAKNGAIWLLTGPNMGGKSTFLRQNALIAILAQTGSFVPAASAHIGVVDRLFSRVGASDDLARGRSTFMVEMVETAAILNQAGERALVILDEIGRGTATFDGLSIAWAAVEYLHEKNRCRAIFATHFHEMTALAGKLNRLHNVTMRVKEWEGDVVFLHEVGKGAADRSYGVQVARLAGLPEAVVARAREVLHQLEEGEVSGKADRLVDDLPLFSVAVKREPPKTAKPDVLGTALLELSPDEMTPREALEALYRLKELAAGK